The Esox lucius isolate fEsoLuc1 chromosome 20, fEsoLuc1.pri, whole genome shotgun sequence region TACAGTTAGGtcctgtttaccaaaatatattaaaagttacagttaaataatgaatatggacttaaagctttaatttgagggcattcacatccaaattggaggaaggtttaggaattacaggtCTTTAATATGAAGCCCCCTCTTTTTGAAAGGACCAAAAAGTAACTGGAcatttgactcaaaagctgaTTTCATGGAAAGGTGTGGGCTATTTCtccattatttcttcatcaattaagcaggtaaaaggtctggagttgattcaaggtgtggcattcgcaagctgttggaagctgttgctgtgaacccacaacatgcactcaaaggagctctcaatgcaagttaaacaggccatccttaggctgcaaaaagaaaaaatccatcagagagatagcaggtaCATTAGGAgttgccaaatcaacagtttggtacattctaagaaaaaaaagaacgcactggtgagctctgcaacacaaaaaggcctggacgtccatggaagaaaatagtggtggatgatcgtaggatcctttccatggtaaagaaaaaccccttcacaacatccagccaagtgaagaacactccaggaggtaggcatatcattatccaagtcttcTATAAAGAGAATACTTCataagagcaaatacagagggtttaCCAAAAGATgcaaccattcataagcctcaagaatagaaaggccagtttagactgccaaaaaacatctaaaaaagccagcccagttctggaatagcgtcatctgtaaaacacagtggaggcagtgtgatggcatgggcttgcatggcttccagtggcactgggtcactagtgtttattgatgatgtgacagaagacagaagcaaccggattaattctgaagtgttgAAGTTGTTTGGATGGTGCtttactttacagatggacaatgacccaaaacatacttaGAAAGCAACCGAGGAGTTTTTCAAGGCAAAAAAATTGAATATTCTGCAAGGGCTGAGTCAATTacctgatctcaatccgatcaaacatgcatttcacttgctgaagacaaacctaaggcagaaagaccaacGAACatacaacaactgaagacagctgcagtaaagccCTGGCAAAGCAAACACataggaggaaacccagcgtttggtgaggTCCATGCATTACAGACTTCAAACtctcattgcctgcaaaggattctcgacaaagtactaaaaatgaatattttatttatgattgtgttgatttgtccaattacatttaagtccctgaaataaggggacattgaaaatgtttgcaattcctaATTGTTTCataacatatttttgttcaacctcttgaattaaagctgaaagtctgcacttccaTTGCGCCTTAGttctttcattttaaatccactgtggtggcgtacaaaattatgaaaattgtgtcagtgtccaaatattttcagacctAGCTGTATAACTGTACCCCAGTTTATACCTAAATAATAGCCTTCAGAAAGTTGCAGTGCAGTGTTAGGCTTATGCAGTGCAGTGTTAGGCTTATGCAGTGCAGTGTTAGGCTTATGCTTATGTATTAGTATCTGTCATTTAAGCACTTCTGACACAAGTAGTTAAAGCAATTAGTGTTGCAGCTGTGTTTTTTACAAACGTTACATCTAGCTTGTAAGAATGGCCCATTTGTCACTTCTTCGgggtggaacaaggaggagcaggagaacggcgtaGTGGTAGTATCGTTTAATTATAAAGTGATAAATGTCGATGAGCGAAGCGTAACACAGCTCTTTGTGAtacagagacaataacacacaaagacagggggagcagagggaacatatatactggggggaatgatgagaatgagaaccaggtgcgctaaacaagacacaggtgaaatgcatgatgagatggacggtggtgtcagaaggccggtgatgtcgaacgctggagcctgtctgctgcagggggaggagaagcagcagagggcgcagttgtcacaccaTTGCTCTCGAGGGAAAATATTGGTGGAGGTAGCTTTAAAACGCAGACACCATGATTTCTGTAAGAAAGATTAGGCTACAACATTAGGCTACAACATCTACTAAAATTACTTATCTTAGGCTAGTGCGACGGCTGTAAAAGTACCAAGagtataaatatttctgagtggtacaattttttttcaagacagagaggaataggatttgttcaggacagacaaaaactatgctggctacatgattctctcatcttttcacttgacaaaaatgtcagtcatcatcacctatattgatagttattgcatcaatgtcattcaagaatggctaataagctattaaaacagtCAGGggcaaaagctatacagttcatagatgctatttgtggtggaggtaaaccttAAACATTTTAGTCAGTTGGACATAATGctgaatggtgtctagcaatatttttaatgtgtgacaaaatgaccTAATGTTGAAATGCTCTTGACAGATGTATagctccatggtgtagtggttaaaaacacagcttattatgtgggagacctggtttgaatccagggaGGGAACGTTCATGtttcctggtttcttgtttatataGGCCTAGTTAATTTTTTGCTATGCAGGGCGAAGCCCTAGGGGTGTGGCCTCACAGTGGCTGTAGGGGTTTCCCAGCCTCCAGTGATCTTAAAGTAAACAGCAAAAAGGCGACTCCAGGTTGCTGGCcatctaggcagagttcttcctctgtacAGTGACTGTGTTCTTTcgcccatttaaaaaaaaaataatattgtccagtctgagatgtctttttctttgcaactctgccaatAAAGACGGCATctcagagtcgcctcttcactgctgAAGTTGAGACTTAAAGATGCCATTGCAGTATAAAGGATGTACATAAATAACATTGGAACTTTTAAAAACTGTACATACCATTTATTCCTGTAACACCAGAAGAAAATGCCACAGCAAAGGAGGGCTGATGTGGAGGgagaaaacattattatttgttttttacttcacataaacattttcatgttttatttggcaCAAAACAAACGAAAACGCACAACTGGTACATACCAATAACTCCAAGGCTTATACCAAGCACAAGAGAGTATTGTGTGGGGCTGGGATTGGTGGGGAGCACTGGGGAACCACCTGATGGGAACATGATTAGATAccaaaaatttatattttctacaCAAAGTAAGAGATTAATCTCACTCTAGTTTACCTGTAAAAATTATTATCctccaaaaccttcctttttggaTGTTTGTTTGGGGTACAAATATTACCAGCATATCCTGCTCAACTTTCAGATAAATATAACACATTTCTGCATTTTAACAGAGCCTTACCTTTTTCACCAGTATCAGTCTTCACAGTTGGGCAGGCTgtcaatgaaacatttaatgattaTGTACATTCATTGATAGTAGGGacagcattatttatatttcaagATGCCTGCTGGGGGTGACTgatatttgtcattttaaatacttttgcaagTGTATAAtggaaatgtgcttttcttgCATATCTTAACACCTCCTTGGACACTTGCATGGAGTTAGGTAATGGACAGGGTCACCACTTATGCAACTGGAGTTTAGTGCTGAATGTGTCTACTCTTCCAAAAAAACAgttccatttattattatatactgACATATcttttgaaaacatattttaagatgtgcctatattttttttaacatatactaatatatgtattatatgtaataCTTTACAAATCAAAATGAAGATCACTGACTCTACCCAGTCATTTCTTTACTTACAACATGTTTAACAGAAATTGtggtaaatacatactgtacaatttacaaatcgactcaataataaatgtatttttcacagtaattaatgtaatgccAAAGGGCCTAGactggtggttatgttggtttgctcCCCATTTTAAACTCACTATAATAAGGatattctctggaaaataatgtcttgaaaGTTAATTCCATGATGTGCTGATGAAATGAAGAAATGCTTAAtgtactgcatattcatataaTTCATTATTTCAACACATAATATTCAACTTTAAAACATATGACATGTattgtattatgatattgtgagaagcgcaagttatatatttcataaacatatttagggcacatatgtaaatatatgttgagaaatcctctacatatatgacatatacactgatcagccataacattatgaccacctacctaatattgtgcaggtcccccttttgctgccgaaacagccctgacccgttgaggcatggactccactagacctctgaaggtgtgctgtggtatctggcaccaagacgttaacagcagatcttttaagtcctgtaagtagcgaggtggggcctccatggattggaccagtttgtccagcacatcccacagatgctcaattgaaaagagatctagggaatttggaggccaagacaacaccttgaattgtctgcaacaatgctcaggtaggtggtacgtgtcaaagtaacatccacatgaatgggaggacccaaggtttcccagcagaacattatccaaagcatcacactgcctctgccggcttgccttcctCCCATAGTtaatcctggtgccatgtgttctccaggtaagcgaaccacatgcacccggccatccacgtgatgtaaaaggaaaagtGATTAATTAGACCACTACACCTTATTCCATTGCTTCTTGGTCCAGTTCGGATGCTCACATGCCCCTTGTCGGCACAAACTGCGATGAACTGTGTTccgacacctttctatcagtagcagcattaaccttttcagcaattcaaGCTACAGtggctcgtctgttggatcggaccacacaggccagccttcgtcccccatgtgcatcaatgagccttgaccACCCATGAACCAGTtgctggttcaccacttttccttccttggaccactttttgataggtactgaccactacagaccaGGGACACCAcaaaagggctgcagttttggagacgctctgacccagttgtctagccatcacaatttcgCCCTTGTCAAcgttcagatccttacgcttgcccatttttcctgcctctaacacatcaactacaaggacagaatgttcacttgctgcctaatatatcccacccactgacaggtgccatgataactagattatcattgttattcacttcacctgtcataatgttatggctgatcaatgtatgttttgcatgagttttccaTGTGGGGGCAGCACAAAGTGAAGATATGGCTTGAAGTTTCATTTTGCCATGTGGTCCTGTTTCATAGCTGCAAAAGTTAACCCAAAATGGGTTTAGGTAAGGGTTGTAATGACAAATGCAACCCCTAAAGCGAAAGACAGCAGCTTAAACACACTTCCACCATCCCCATCTGACACTCTACCCTAGCTAACCAAACACCCACTAAGGAATAGGCACTCTTTCTGACCCTAGTGAAGAGTTTGGCTTATACATTTTGCAATGTTCAAATGAACTCTGGTACCTGAACATAAGTCAAATCCTTCTATATTTTGTTAGAACATGGGCTGTCAatgtaacaatattttttttttaaacattggtTTTGTGATACTGTCTTCCTTTAACTCTAAACTTACCAACAACAGAGGTATTTTTCAGTTGAACACCATTGCTCTCCACCTCAAGCGTCTCAGCATCCTCATTGTAGTGTGGGCAGACGATGATGACAGGTGTGGTATCAAAACGCACAACACAAGTAGTGTGAGAGCAACTTGTGCGGTTACATCTTTCATACAATAGGATGTCATTCAATCCATATATACTCTGCACATCTGCACATTCTTCATCATGGCAGGCTACACAGATtcctaaaataacacaaaaaggatgaataaacaaatgtaacaaTTAGGACCTTTAAAATGAGCACATCTGGAGTGTGACATTTCTGAACATAACTATATGGATTTAACTTCAAACTACAAACTTGTTTCCAAAAGAATTGGGAATCTGtgttaaatggaaataaaaacagaatgcaaagatgtgcgaatcatttaaaccctatattcaatccaggcccggggttggggctcgtatgcgagcgcctggtggccgggccttcccccatggggcccggccgggctcagcccgaacgggcgacgtggggccgccctcccgagggctcaccacccacaggagggaccataaggggccggtgcgaagaggattgggcggcagtcgaaggcaggggcctagacaacccgatctctggacacggaaactggctctagggacgtggaatgtcacctcgctggcggggaaggagcctgagttggtgcgtgaggttgagaggttccgattagaggtaatcgggatcacctctacacacggcttgggctctcgaaccacactccttgagagaggatggactcttcaccactctggagttgcccatggtgagaggcggcgggctggtgtgggtttgctcatagctccccagctctgccgccatgtgttggagtttaccccggtgaacgagagggtcgtttccctgcgcctacgggtcggggataggtctctcactgttgtttgtgcctacgggccgaacggcagtgcagagtacccgaccttcttggagtctctgggaggggtgctggaaagtgctccgactggggactctattgttctactgggggacttcaacgcccacgtgggcaacgacagtgacacctggaggggcgtgattgggaggaacggccccccggatctgaacccgagtggtgttcaattattggacttctgtgctagtcacagtttgtccataacgaacaccatgttcaagcataagggtgtccatcagtgcacgtggcaccaggacaccctaggccgcaggtcgatgatcgactttgttgtcgtctcatctgacctgtggccgtatgtcttggacactcgggtgaagagaggggcggagctgtcaactgatcaccacctggtggtgagttggatccgatggcgggggaggaagctggacagactcggcaggcccaagcgtactgtaagggtctgctgggaacgtctggccgagtctcctgtcagagagatctttaactcccacctccggcagagtttcgactggatcccgagggaggttggagatattgagtccgagtggaccatgttctccaccgccattgttgaagtggccgctctgagctgtggccgtaaggtctccggtgcctgtcgaggcggcaatctccgaacccggtggtggacaccggaagtaagggatgccgtcaagctgaagaaggagtcctatcaggcctggttggcttgtgggactcctgaggcagctgacgggtaccgacaggccaagcgggctgcagcccgggtggttgtggaggcaaaaactcgggcctgggaggagttcggtgaggccatggagaaggactatcgcctggcctcgaagagattctggcaaaccatccggcgcctcaggagaggcgccggatggtttcgaggccaccttcctgggaaggtgttccggtcccgtcccaccgggaagagaccccggggaagacctaggacacgctggagggactatgtctcctggctggcctgggaacgcctcggtgtccccccggaagagctagaggaagtgtctggggagagggaagtctgggcatccctgcttagactgctgcccccgcgacccggccccggataagcggaagaagatggatggatggatgaatattgtgaaaaggttcaatattgaagacacctggtgccacactctaatcagctaattaacccaaaacacctgcaaagtcctttaaatggtctctcagtctagttttgtaggcaacacaatcatggggaagactgctgacttgacagctgtccaaaagacgaccattgacaccttgcacaaggagggcaagacaccaAAGGTcctagctaaagaggctggctgttcacagagctctgtgtccaagcacattaatacagaggcgaagggaaggaaaagatgtagTAGAAGCaagtatacaagcaatagggataaccacaccctggagaggattgtgaaacaaaacccattcaaaaatgtgggggagattcacaaagagtggactgcagctggagtcagtgcttcaagaaccaccacgcacagacgtacgCCAGACATGGGTTTCATgggtgtcaagccactcttgaacaagacacagcgtcagaagcatctcgcctaggctaaagacaaaaaggactggactgctgcagagttctgttctctgatgaaagtacattttgcatttcctttggaaatcaaggtcccagtgtctggaggaagacaggagaggcacagaatccacgttgcttgaagtccagtgtaaagtttccacagtcag contains the following coding sequences:
- the LOC105031105 gene encoding uncharacterized protein LOC105031105 isoform X4; this encodes MAHAWSLSNEVSRFLILQTGLLDAGICVACHDEECADVQSIYGLNDILLYERCNRTSCSHTTCVVRFDTTPVIIVCPHYNEDAETLEVESNGVQLKNTSVVACPTVKTDTGEKGGSPVLPTNPSPTQYSLVLGISLGVIALLCCGIFFWCYRNKWSETHVMLKSVQV
- the LOC105031105 gene encoding uncharacterized protein LOC105031105 isoform X5; the protein is MFRGFLSFVKGFLLWPKKRICVACHDEECADVQSIYGLNDILLYERCNRTSCSHTTCVVRFDTTPVIIVCPHYNEDAETLEVESNGVQLKNTSVVACPTVKTDTGEKGGSPVLPTNPSPTQYSLVLGISLGVIALLCCGIFFWCYRNKWSETHVMLKSVQV
- the LOC105031105 gene encoding uncharacterized protein LOC105031105 isoform X6 produces the protein MVRKVGICVACHDEECADVQSIYGLNDILLYERCNRTSCSHTTCVVRFDTTPVIIVCPHYNEDAETLEVESNGVQLKNTSVVACPTVKTDTGEKGGSPVLPTNPSPTQYSLVLGISLGVIALLCCGIFFWCYRNKWSETHVMLKSVQV